The Phormidium sp. PBR-2020 DNA segment AATGAGATCGTAATCAAACCCTTGACTCATAAGTAGTTTCTCTGTGCGTTTAGCCTTCCTATTTTCAACTGTACGGGGGCGATCGGACAACTCTTTGCTGGAGGGGCGGGGGTTGGGAGGGGGGAAAAAAGTTTGTTAGGATCGGCGAGATATGCCGCGATCGCCCGGTTTATTGCTTAGATTGGGTAGCCTCATCTCGTTTGGGCAACGCCGAAACAGCGTTTGCCCCCTTGCTTCTTTCTCAACTTATGGAACCTAACACTCCCGATCGCCCGGATGCTGAACCGACATTCCAAGAAACCCTGGAACGGTTGCGTCAAGCGATGAACAGCCATCCCCGAGACTCTGAGACATCGAAGGCGAAACCCGTTGAACCCCCCAGTGATATGCCGACGGATTTAGCAATCTGGGAGGATGCGATCGCCGATATTGAACAATTCCTAGAATCGAAAAACCCCAATTCCCCAGATTCTGATTAAGTTGAGGTTTACCCCAGTCGCTGTCGTCTGACTTCAAAGGCCAACAGGGCGGCGGCGATCGCCACGTTCAGGGATTCGGCGTTGGGGCTGATGGGGATGGTAACCTGCACATCGGCAAGTTCGAGGAGTTGAGGCGATAATCCCGCCCCTTCATTTCCCAGAAGAATTAACGAGGGCTGTTTCCAGTTCACATCCCAATAGGTGAGGGGGCTATCTAAACAGGTGGCGACAACTTGCACCCCCTGTTGTTGATAGTCTTGTACCGTTGCGAGGAGGTTCTCACAGGGAAGCATCGGCATCTGAAACCAGGTTCCCGCCGAAGCCCGTAAGACTTTGGGGGAGGTGCGATCGACGCTATCCTGGCTTAACCATAATCCATCGATTTCAGCGGCGACTGCGGTACGGATGAGGGTTCCCAAATTTCCCGGATCTTGCAGACGTTCCAGGGCAAATCCCACTCCCGAGGGCAATAGATTGGGGGGCGAGGGGGCTGTTTGGGGGGCGGTGGCGATAACGCCATCGGGGTTGACGGTGGTGGCGAGGGCGTTTAAGACATCCTCGCTGACGACTTCGCTGCGTTGGGCCTGGAGTTGCGTCAGCAGTTGGGGATGGCGATCGCCCCAGGCGGGGGTATAACAGAGAACATCGAGGGGATAGTGATGGCGGCTGGCTTCTTCGATGAGATGGGTTCCTTCGAGGAGAAACTGTTGCTGGAGGCGACGCTGTTTGGTTTGTTGGAGTTTACGGAGTTGTTTGATGAGGGGGTTTTGAAGGCTAGTTAGCATTGGGAGGGGAAAGAGGGAGAGGGGGGAACCACGGTGTCACAGAGAACACAGAGGAAGAGGGAGGGGTTGGAGACAGGCTTGGATTAGGCCGTCGGTTCCATTGGCGAGGAGGATGGGAATGCCAAATTCTTGTTCTAAGTCTTCGACGGTAACATCGTCAAGGAACCGGGTTTCCCCATGTTTGAGCATCACGGTGGGTAGAATAATCCCATCACCGAGATGATGTCGCTGGTTGTGTAAGCCTCGCCTGACATCAGAACCGGTGAGAACTCCAGTTACACTAATCTCTTGCCCCCAAAACTCGCTATTGAGGCTTAGCATCTCCACCGTTAGCCCTTCGACGGCGTTGAGTTGGTGTAGAATCTCCCCGAAGGCAGTTCTGACGGCGTTCCCCACCACCCAGGTGAGGTGACGGGGTGACTCAATCTTAGAGGGAAGCTGTTGCTGGGCAATATCCCGAAATTCATAGAGGAAGAGACGAATCGAACCGACACCATTATCGATTTGGGGATAGCCTTCGTAGTCAACTCGTTCCGGCATTTCTCGGCCAGCCAAAAGAAACCACTCATCGGCTAACCAGGCAAAACTCGATCCTAACTGGTTTCGGAATTGGGGTTGTAGGGCCTGAACCTGTTGGATGACTTCCTCGGCTTTACTGGGAGAGACGGGGATGAGTTCGTCTTCGGGAGGGCGAAAGCGGGTTAAGCCAACGGGAACCACCGCCACGGAAGCCACGGCTGGGATATCATCGTCATCGAGGTTTTTGCCGAATTTTGCTAAGTCTTGTAGAGTTCGTTCGAGGTGAATGCCGTCGTTAATCCCAGGGCAAACCACAACTTGGGCATGAATTTGTAAACGCCGCTCTTGGAACCATTGTAACTGTTCGAGGATTTGTCCAGCGCGGGGGTTTTTCAGCAGGCGCGATCGCACCTCGGGTTCGGTGGCGTGAACAGATACATATAACGGAGAGAGTCGCAGTTGTTCGATGCGTTCCCACTCGGCGGGGGGGAGGTTGGTTAACGTGAGATAGGAACCATAAAGAAAGCTGAGGCGATAATCGTCGTCTTTGAGATAGAGAGTATCCCGCATTCCTGGCGGTTTTTGGTCAATAAAGCAAAAGGGGCAACGATTATTACATTGAATGAGATTGTCAAATAAGGCGGAGGAAAACTCTAAACCCAAATCGGAATCATAGTCTTTCTCGATTTCCACTTCATGGAGTTCGTCGTCGCTGTCGAGAACTTTCAGAGTAAGAATTTCATCAGCACAAAGAAATTGATAGTCGATTAAGTCTCGCGGGGCAATGTCGTTAATCGATACTAGGCGATCGCCCGCCTGAAAGCCAATCTCCTCAGCAATGGAACCCGGCAGAACCTTAGTGACGAGGGCAGGTTGAATAGTTGAACGACTCATGAAGGTAAGTATAGAGAGTTATTAATGGTATGAATAAAGAAAGTCTTTTAAATGGGAATAACCCAGATTTCGTAGCGAAACTGGGCAATTCCCTGTTATCATGTCAGCCTATTATAGGGAGGGTGGCCGACGGTATTCAACGGATGTGAGAGCAGATGGGCAATCTGCTGATACTCATTTTAGCGATAAAGGAATCTACAAAGCAAGGGGTTTGATAAAAATTTTTAAAGAGCAATCCCTTGCAGTTCCCCCCACATCTTCCTCCCACATCTTCCTCTCTCTTCCTCTGTGCCCTCGGGCAGCCACAAGGGCGTGCCCCTACGTGGTTCCCCTCTTGCCTCTTGCCTCTTGCCTCTTGCCTCTTGCCTTCTTCTATGCCCCTAACCCCCGAACAACACCAAGCCGTCTACGCCAAAGGAAGTGTCGCCATCACCGCCGGGGCAGGAACCGGCAAAACCTATATGTTGGCCCAACGGTATCTGCATCATCTGCGAGACAATGGCTACTCCCCCCTCGAAGTCGTCGCCATTACCTTCACCAAAAAAGCCGCCCTGGAACTGCGATCGCGGATTCGGGAGATGATTGCCCAAGAGATGCCCGATAACCTAGAGATTATCGCCGAACTCGAAGCCGCCCCCATCTGTACCTTCCACAGTCTCGCCGCCCAAATTTGCCGCGATCGCGCCCTCGATTTAGGCATTCCCCCAGATTTCCGAGTCTTGGATGCCATTGAGAGTCAACTTTGGTTTGAGGAAGCCAGTCTCAAGATTCTCAATCGCCTCCCGGAACCTCTCTACGAACAGGTTCCCTATCATCTCCTAGAGGCCATTCTGCCTCAACTCCTCGACGATCCCCTCTCCGTGCAAGCCGCCTTTGAGTCGTCTCCCGATTCCTGGCCCTCCCTGGCCCAACATCTCCAAGATGAGATCTTTGACGAGATTCTCAACCAGCCCCTGATTCAAG contains these protein-coding regions:
- a CDS encoding RNA methyltransferase, coding for MLTSLQNPLIKQLRKLQQTKQRRLQQQFLLEGTHLIEEASRHHYPLDVLCYTPAWGDRHPQLLTQLQAQRSEVVSEDVLNALATTVNPDGVIATAPQTAPSPPNLLPSGVGFALERLQDPGNLGTLIRTAVAAEIDGLWLSQDSVDRTSPKVLRASAGTWFQMPMLPCENLLATVQDYQQQGVQVVATCLDSPLTYWDVNWKQPSLILLGNEGAGLSPQLLELADVQVTIPISPNAESLNVAIAAALLAFEVRRQRLG
- a CDS encoding TIGR03279 family radical SAM protein, with product MSRSTIQPALVTKVLPGSIAEEIGFQAGDRLVSINDIAPRDLIDYQFLCADEILTLKVLDSDDELHEVEIEKDYDSDLGLEFSSALFDNLIQCNNRCPFCFIDQKPPGMRDTLYLKDDDYRLSFLYGSYLTLTNLPPAEWERIEQLRLSPLYVSVHATEPEVRSRLLKNPRAGQILEQLQWFQERRLQIHAQVVVCPGINDGIHLERTLQDLAKFGKNLDDDDIPAVASVAVVPVGLTRFRPPEDELIPVSPSKAEEVIQQVQALQPQFRNQLGSSFAWLADEWFLLAGREMPERVDYEGYPQIDNGVGSIRLFLYEFRDIAQQQLPSKIESPRHLTWVVGNAVRTAFGEILHQLNAVEGLTVEMLSLNSEFWGQEISVTGVLTGSDVRRGLHNQRHHLGDGIILPTVMLKHGETRFLDDVTVEDLEQEFGIPILLANGTDGLIQACLQPLPLPLCSL